In Anaerococcus prevotii DSM 20548, the genomic window TCCTTGGCTGTCTTATCACTTGCGTAATCTATTACATATTCTTCGAGAGTTGTGAGGGCGTTTGGATGGCAAATATTACCGATTCCGTGTTTTTTGACCATGCCCATAAAGGTCTCGCCAGTTCTTCCCATCCTGTAGCAAGCTGTACAGAAACTTGGTACGTGGTCTTTTGATATTAGCCAGTCGATTACTTCATCTAGAGTTCTGTTATCTGATAGTTCGAATTGATCACTTCCCTTGGTTTCGTTTTCTGTATATCCTCCTACAGAAGTCTTGGAACCTCCGGAGATTTGGGAAATACCAAGGTCTAAGAGCTTAGCACGGACCTTTTCGCTCTCCCTAGTAGATACGATCATACCAGTATATGGTGCTGCAACTCTGATGCAGGCTACGATTTTCTCAAACATTTCATCTGATAGGGAATTGTCGAAGTCGTTTGGATCAATATCGTCAGCAGGTTGGATTCTAGGCACAGAGATTGTATGAGGGCCGACATTAAATCTCGCCTCAAGGTGTTCTGCGTGCATTAATTGGCCAACAAATTCATATTCATAAGAATCGAGTCCATACAAAACTCCAAGTCCTAAATCGTCGATTCCTCCCTCGAAGGCCCTATCCATTGCTTCAGTGTGATATTCGTAGTTAGATTTTGGACCAAACTTGTGGAGAGACTCGTAATTTTCCTTGTTGTAAGTTTCTTGGAAGAGGATGTAAGTTCCGATTTCTGCCTCGTGAAGCTTTCTGTAATTTTCAACAGTAGTAGCTGCGATATTTACGTTTACCCTTCTTATAGCTCCGTTTTTGTGTTTAATATTATAGATTGTATCTATCGACTCTAGTATGTATTCTAGAGGGTTATTTACTGGATCTTCTCCAGCTTCTAGGGCAAGTCTCTTGTGTCCTAAGTCTTGTAGAGCTATAACTTGCTCACGAATTTCTTCTTGACTTAGCTTTCTTCTTGGAATAGTTCTGTTTTGTCCGTGGTAAGGACAATAAGAGCAACCATTCACACAATAGTTAGACAAATACAAAGGAGCGAAAAGCACTATTCTATTTGCGTAAAACTTGTGTTTAAGCTCTTTGGCAAGGTTAAAGATCTCTGCGTTTAGGTCTTCTTCCTTACAAGATAAAAGCACAAAGGCTTCCCTGTGGCTTAGGCCCTTAGCCTTTTTTGCCTTATTTAAAATATCTATGATAAGCTCTCTATTATGGGCGTTTTCTCTACCATAATCAAGAGTCTCTAAAATTTCTTCATGGTTAATAAATTCACTAGCCTTGCTAGATTTTGGATTATATACTACCATATTACCTCCCTTTATAAATTCATTTATATTATAATACTTATTGGCTTAAAATGAAAATTTATCTATCTTTTAAGGGTAAATTTTCCCTAAAAATTATAAAAATCTGCTATAATTATAGTGTTATCATCCCTATACTGGTAACGGATAGGAGGTGTTAAAATGTCAAAATTACATTCCTTATTGTTTGCTATCGCGATAAATATAGCTAGTTACTATGTTTG contains:
- the hydG gene encoding [FeFe] hydrogenase H-cluster radical SAM maturase HydG, whose product is MVVYNPKSSKASEFINHEEILETLDYGRENAHNRELIIDILNKAKKAKGLSHREAFVLLSCKEEDLNAEIFNLAKELKHKFYANRIVLFAPLYLSNYCVNGCSYCPYHGQNRTIPRRKLSQEEIREQVIALQDLGHKRLALEAGEDPVNNPLEYILESIDTIYNIKHKNGAIRRVNVNIAATTVENYRKLHEAEIGTYILFQETYNKENYESLHKFGPKSNYEYHTEAMDRAFEGGIDDLGLGVLYGLDSYEYEFVGQLMHAEHLEARFNVGPHTISVPRIQPADDIDPNDFDNSLSDEMFEKIVACIRVAAPYTGMIVSTRESEKVRAKLLDLGISQISGGSKTSVGGYTENETKGSDQFELSDNRTLDEVIDWLISKDHVPSFCTACYRMGRTGETFMGMVKKHGIGNICHPNALTTLEEYVIDYASDKTAKDAEALIQRELANIPNPEVRESTRENLEKIKQGQRDLYI